The Populus alba chromosome 6, ASM523922v2, whole genome shotgun sequence genome contains a region encoding:
- the LOC118052916 gene encoding protein PAT1 homolog 2, producing MERSDGKDFKEFTDSSSGALFDASRYEFFGQHAVEEVELGGLEDEGDNLVLGPADDEYRLFDRDEGASLGSLSEIDDLASTFAKLNRVVTGPRNPGVIGDRGSGSFSRESSSATDWAQDGEFAGWLDQQMFCAENAQDSKRWSSQPQPSSARFSESKPLYRTSSYPQQPLQQPHFSSEPIPVPKSNFTSFPPPGGASPHHLNVASRAGGLQSHLSAPNLSPLSNSNLHLAGLQHGLHYGGNLPQIMSPGLSFNNRPQKHWLNHAGLLHVDQSRLLESILQQQLSHQNGLMSAHLMSPQQQLQQQRLHSSLQPSLAHFAAMQSQFFNSHPSSLHIRDQKHKSSSQRNRRFSQGSDTSSQKSDSGWVQFRSKHMTADEIESILKMQHAATHSTDPYIDDYYHQASLAKKSTGSRIKHNFCPSHMKELPSRSRNSADQHSHLHFDALGKIPLPPIRKPRPLLEVDSPSSGDGNSEQISERPLEQEPMLAARITIEDSLSLLLDVDDIDRFLQCNQSQDGGAQLRRRRQNLLEGLAASLQLVDPLGQTGHSVGLASKDDIVFLRLVSLPKGQKLICKFLQLLFPGNELTRVVCMAIFRHLRFLFGGIPSDTDAADTTTNLTKTVSACVNGMDLHALSACLVAVVCSSEQPPFRPLGSPAGDGATVILKCLLERASKLLHGPQASANCAMPNFALWQASFDEFFDLLTKYCLIKYDTILHSVYAKTPPSTEGIDLEVRAATKQEMPVELLRACLPHTNEHQMELLRHFGQQRNTSTGLSAPPGNSGHINSESVMS from the exons gGTGCAAGTTTAGGATCTTTATCTGAAATTGATGATCTGGCAAGTACTTTCGCAAAG TTGAACAGAGTTGTAACCGGACCAAGAAATCCAGGAGTTATTGGTGACAGAGGATCTGGATCATTTTCAAGGGAAA gttcatcTGCTACTGATTGGGCACAAGATGGAGAGTTTGCTGGCTGGTTAGATCAACAAATGTTTTGTGCAGAAAATGCTCAGGACAGCAAGAGATGGTCATCACAGCCCCAGCCTTCTTCGGCTCGTTTCTCAGAATCAAAACCATTGTACAGAACTTCCTCGTATCCCCAGCAGCCACTGCAGCAGCCTCACTTCTCAAGTGAACCAATTCCTGTACCCAAATCAAATTTCACATCTTTCCCCCCACCTGGTGGTGCTTCACCACACCACCTCAATGTTGCTTCTCGTGCTGGTGGACTGCAGTCGCACTTGTCTGCTCCAAACCTCTCTCCTTTGTCCAACTCTAATCTTCATCTGGCTGGTTTACAGCATGGGCTACATTATGGTGGAAATCTGCCCCAGATCATGTCTCCTGGCCTTTCTTTTAATAATAGGCCACAAAAACATTGGCTTAATCATGCTGGTCTATTACATGTAGATCAGTCTAGGCTCTTAGAGAGTATATTGCAGCAGCAACTATCGCATCAAAATGGCCTAATGTCTGCCCATTTGATGTCACCACAGCAGCAATTGCAACAGCAGAGACTGCACTCTTCACTTCAACCATCACTGGCTCACTTTGCAGCAATGCAATCTCAGTTCTTTAATTCCCATCCTTCATCATTGCATATCAGGgatcaaaaacataaatcatcCTCTCAAAGAAACCGGCGCTTTTCGCAAGGATCTGACACTAGTAGTCAGAAAAGTGATAGTGGCTGGGTGCAATTCCGATCCAAGCATATGACAGCTGATGAAATAGAGAGTATTCTGAAAATGCAGCATGCTGCCACTCATAGCACTGACCCATATATAGATGATTACTACCACCAAGCTTCTCTTGCCAAGAAATCTACTGGGTCAAGAATTAAACACAATTTCTGCCCATCTCACATGAAGGAGCTCCCTTCTCGATCTCGTAACAGTGCAGACCAGCATTCTCATCTCCATTTTGATGCTCTCGGGAAGATTCCTCTCCCACCCATTCGTAAACCTCGCCCCCTTCTTGAAGTTGATTCTCCTAGTTCTGGTGATGGAAACTCTGAACAAATCTCTGAGAGGCCTTTGGAACAGGAACCTATGCTTGCAGCTAGAATCACTATTGAAGATAGCTTATCTCTTCTTCTTGATGTAGATGATATTGATCGTTTCCTGCAGTGTAATCAGTCCCAGGATGGTGGGGCTCAGCTCAGGCGTAGGCGGCAGAACTTGCTTGAAGGCTTGGCAGCATCACTCCAGCTTGTTGACCCACTTGGACAAACTGGCCACTCTGTTGGACTAGCCTCGAAGGATGACATTGTGTTCCTGCGGTTAGTATCTCTTCCCAAGGGTCAAAAGCTTATCTGCAAGTTTCTTCAGCTTCTATTCCCTGGCAATGAACTCACCCGTGTTGTCTGCATGGCTATTTTCCGTCActtgagatttttgtttggtgGCATTCCCTCGGATACAGATGCAGCCGACACGACTACAAATCTCACAAAGACAGTTTCTGCATGTGTAAATGGCATGGATCTTCATGCATTGAGTGCTTGCCTGGTTGCAGTAGTTTGTTCTTCAGAGCAGCCACCTTTTCGGCCTCTTGGTAGTCCTGCTGGGGATGGGGCCACAGTTATTTTGAAATGTCTTCTTGAAAGAGCTAGTAAACTATTACATGGTCCTCAGGCTTCTGCCAACTGTGCTATGCCCAATTTTGCTCTTTGGCAGGCatcatttgatgaattttttgaTCTTCTTACGAAGTACTGCCTGATTAAATATGACACCATACTGCATTCAGTCTATGCAAAGACACCACCTAGTACAGAAGGTATTGATTTGGAGGTGCGTGCAGCTACAAAACAAGAAATGCCCGTTGAGCTTTTACGAGCTTGCCTTCCTCATACAAATGAACACCAGATGGAGCTCTTAAGACATTTTGGGCAGCAACGCAATACCAGCACTGGGCTGAGTGCACCTCCAGGGAATAGTGGCCACATAAACTCTGAATCAGTGATGAGTTGA